From a region of the Vanessa atalanta chromosome 13, ilVanAtal1.2, whole genome shotgun sequence genome:
- the LOC125068435 gene encoding putative uncharacterized protein DDB_G0282499 — protein sequence MNMELQNTDNDIVRQMSTYNFNAPIKVTVVFDEAETNELHKSVENRMENCSKSPETQSLQTSNLESLTKCIDDFHYSNVCFDTMDNIFNTYEIQNETETFISKDMNPHNNNVVSNQGINHKRPNCTAQITTPFLKDSIVQSYTNNNNHQHSKHSTIMNSETHKTNMLYLLDKVSFNLIEISKCYYYTFLNKPHNHATFEKAKQYYENFKYNHFNFSYSTVNSLIIPLETHPRFIEKYINRTIALAYSKSWYNISNDFLVKVIRNMLYYTKCRNKIESKSNDQTRKRPSTATFNKKNTSNSISENVNSNKKNEDNDLINILSCGPKDREIKISIEPNILNRAHNCIITSDRVTKRPKKDSSCNSELQRTITKENNHQGRSRTETTRHFPNESMSFAPQEILSQNNLPYNERDVINVESDDVNDNHLALSRSSVSRDSGFNSPVSTIQYSEDQVGNSRNGFDLFTSPSLQHTTTRNPVGLAQPSTCKICCLTTTNMCLGCYREYYCTLNCQMKDWNRHKVTCRK from the exons ATGAATATGGAGCTACAAAATACAGATAATG ATATTGTTCGGCAAATGTCAACATATAACTTTAATGCGCCTATCAAAGTAACTGTAGTTTTTGATGAAGCAGAAACTAATGAATTGCATAAATCAGTTGAAAACCGCATGGAAAATTGTTCTAAAAGTCCTGAAACGCAATCATTGCAAACAAGTAACTTAGAATCTCTAACAAAATGTATTGATGACTTTCATTACTCGAATGTTTGTTTTGATACCATGGACAATATATTTAACACGTATGAAATACAAAACGAGACCGAAACTTTTATATCTAAAGATATGAATCCACATAACAACAATGTCGTTTCTAATCAAGGAATTAACCACAAAAGACCTAACTGCACAGCACAGATAACTACACCATTTCTAAAAGACAGTATTGTACAAAGttacacaaataataacaatcaccAACATTCAAAACATTCAACAATTATGAATTCAGaaacacataaaacaaatatgttatatttattagataaagtATCTTTTAATTTGATAGAAATTTCAAAATGCTATTATTacacctttttaaataaaccacacAACCATGCAACATTCGAAAAAGCAAagcaatattatgaaaattttaaatacaatcattttaatttttcgtaCTCTACAGTCAACTCTCTTATAATACCGCTAGAAACACATCCAAGATTTATTGAAAAGTATATAAACAGGACAATAGCACTTGCCTATAGTAAGTCTTGGTACAACATTTCAAATGATTTTTTGGTCAAAGTTATtagaaatatgttatattataccaAGTGCAGAAACAAAATAGAGTCTAAAAGCAATGATCAAACACGGAAACGACCTTCCACTgccacatttaataaaaagaatacttCAAACTCTATTTCTGAAAATgtgaatagtaataaaaaaaatgaagacaatgatttaataaatattttgtcttgtGGCCCTAAAgatagagaaataaaaataagcattgAGCCAAATATTCTTAACCGTGctcataattgtataattacaaGCGATCGTGTAACTAAAAGACCTAAAAAAGACAGCTCGTGCAATTCCGAACTGCAGAGAACTATAACTAAAGAGAATAATCACCAAGGGAGAAGTAGAACAGAAACTACAAGACATTTTCCAAATGAAAGTATGTCATTTGCACCACAAGAAATATTGTCTCAAAACAACTTACCCTACAATGAACGAGATGTTATCAATGTAGAAAGTGACGATGTTAATGATAATCATCTTGCATTATCAAGATCATCAGTGTCTAGAGACAGTGGCTTTAACAGCCCTGTCAGTACCATACAATATTCTGAAGACCAAgtg gGTAACTCAAGGAACGGCTTCGATCTATTTACAAGTCCCTCTTTGCAACATACAACTACAAGGAATCCTGTCGGCCTCGCACAACCTAGTACTTGCAAAATTTGCTGCTTAACCACGACTAATATGTGCTTAGGATGTTACCGAGAATATTATTGTACTTTAAACTGTCAG ATGAAAGATTGGAATCGCCACAAGGTAACTTGTAGAAAGTAG